The Aspergillus oryzae RIB40 DNA, chromosome 5 genome segment CGTAGTCGGCCCCGTACTGAGTCGTAACCTCCACATCATCGAGGAAGTACTTGACCATGATATCGGCGTCGTTCTCGGCGCGGATCTGGGTTTTGACCTTGTGGAAGTTACTCGGAGACGGGTAATCCGTGTTGTGGTTCATGACTTCGGAAGAGGTCTGGAATATTATTGTTAGTTGTGTCCATAGATAATATCTTGCCACTGGCATCAATGTCACGCCTTGAACACCTTATTCCCAACATAATATGATATCAGAGAAAGGAAACTTacattgaagacattgaaagTGAGTTGCCCCGTTCCTGTTCCATTTATCAGTCAAGAACGTGAAACAAAGCAACTAAAACGTAACACCAACCCTTCCACTCAGCCATGTCAATCTCAGGAGGCCAGGTCGCAGCACTATTCAACCAGAAAGCAGGCCAAGTTCCCTTATCAGTCGTCGCCTGGAACTCAGCCTCGATGTCGAAACCAGAGCCTGCCTCAACAGTGAAAGTATTCTTAGAATGCACTGCTCCGGAGAGATAGTTTATTTCCTGGCCTCCACTGGTCGCAGGCTGGCCCGAGGTCGGCTTTGCGACGAGTGTCAGTGTGCCGGATTCGACGGAGATGTAATCGTGTTCAGTGGAGTTGCCGACCATGCGGGCTGAACCGTTGTGGTCGCTACCCCATGGGTAGAGGTAGGAGAAGTACTCTTCGAGGGAAGTGTAGGAGTCAAAACAAGTCGTGGGGATGAGATTCTTCGCAGCAGCGAGAGAAGCAAGGGAAAGCAGCGTGACGGGCTTCATCTTGGCAATATTGATTCAATGTCCGACCGAATTTGCCTTATGAAAATGGGAAATAATACAAGCCAAACTAGAAAACCACCGACTGGACCCAGGGTATTTATCTCCATCTCCTAAACAATGCTCCTAGAATAGACGGATAGCTCAGACACAGATCTGCATGGTTGTTTTGCATCTGCGACACCACGCTAATGTCGCTCTATATTAACCCCACCGGGATATGGCTGTAAACTGCATGATCAACACGTCGGAGCTGCACCACTTTTGTTAATGATTTTCTGGTCGATTCGGGGGCCAAGTTTGAATGTAGCTTCGGTGTATATGGCCGATGTAGTAATTCTGGGGGTCTTAGGGCTTGGCTTCCTTTTTCGGTGCGGAGGGTTGATTTGCTGCTCTGGGTTAGTTGGGTACGTGGCGAGTGATAAGCTGCTAAGGATGTCATTTTACTGGTCCTTCATTCATTGGAGTCGTTATTGAAAGCTTGTATATGGTTTTATATTGAtttggtttggggagggGCGTATCAAGGGTCTGGGTGTATGCACGGCTGCAGGCCCGTGAGTCTTGGCCTTATATTGGTAGTATGGATAGGTCATTCTTTGTTTGAATACATACTCCGCGTCCAATCTTGATCTAACATTTTCCGCTGATCATCCATGTTTCTGTAACGGCCGAAAACTTCACTTTGAGATATAAACGGAAAGAAAACGGCCAAATCACCGACAAACGGCCCGATCCAAAAGATCCTGGGTATGCCTCCAAACCAACTCAGGCACCCGCTGCTCCCGATACTCCTCCATAATCTTTCGGCTCGGTCGAACCTCCCCGTCCCAATTCAAGAGGTATGCTCCACTACCCGTCTCCCCAGTCGTACCCTTCGCAACATCTCCTGACTTGACCGGAACACCCTGGGCCATGATGCCATTCTGGGCTGGGTACCGCGCAGAGCTTAGATGAAACAGATGCCGTTCTCCGCTTTCCTGGAGACCGACGGAGAAAGGCCACATCAGAGGCCACATTCCGTAATTGTAGAATGTCGAGATAGGCGGTGGGAAACTGTTTGTGTAGATGTTTGTACCCACTAAACCGGGGTAGACGTGGATGAAGCTAACGGCTGGGTGGGTCTTAGCCAAGTGTTCCATACTCAGGGAGGTCATGGTGATGGAATGTTTGTAGGCATTGAGTAAGGAGAAGTTATGCTTGAGATCTAGATCCTCGGTCTTGATCCCGAACTCGAAACCGCCGCCGTAGACACTAACTACTCGACTTGGACCTGCTGATTCCAGCAGTGGAAGGAGGTTCTGGACAAATCGCATGCGTGCATAGTAGCGCAGAGCGAAAAGATAGTCGATTCCTTCGCTGGTCTCGTTTCGGCCTCCGAGGGAGATGCCGCCGGGTGtcatgaagaggaagttgaggtgtttttcttgttggaGAATCTGTTTGCATGCTGCGTCTACGCTGCGGATAAGTGATACGTCGCTTtcgatgaagttgaagcgGCCTTCTGGGTTTAGTTGTTGGAGTTCGCAGAGGAAGGGCTTTGCTCGTGATTCACTCCGGCCGATTATGTATGCTGTTGGGTTGTCGGTGTGTTTAGCGAATTGACGCAGTGTGCTCTGGCCTATTCCACTTGTGCCTCCCACGAATAGGGCTGTAATATTGGGGATTGCTCGTAGACTGGCGTTGGATGCTTGGACTATCTTGAGGGAGACCATACTTGAGGCAGaacaagagaaggagaaacagATGAATAAAGGATTTCACGAAAAGAGTAGCTAATATAGCAAATTTGTGTCAAATTGTTTGTATTCTTGTAATCACGAGCGTGAATGTGCTATTATTCCATGGTAGAGGTGCTGGTAGAACTCACCTTTTTGATCCTCTGTCAGTCGGTGATCCTTCGCCGATGAAGGATCACAACAATCCCTCGATCCTCCATGCACACGATCCATCATTCATCCAACATGATCCGTCAACCACAGTTTTGATCCAACAATTTCTACTTCGATTATCCTGCCTATCTCAAAGAGCTATATTCATTCACTGCGCCACTTCTGTATCCGATTCATTCGAAATGCCTGTTGGGGAATGGATTCGATCCTTCTCGGTGCCAACCATTCTTGGATTGTTTCAACACCCAAACACAAAGAGTATTATGACATGAGACTTGGTCTTTACATGCTTTTCACGATGCTCCTAGTATATCTAATCTGTGAAACATAATTTGCAAATAGTCGTTGACGAAATCGCCATTACACTTGCATTCCCGGCTCTCTATATTTCTACAACTTGAACAACTCTACTctcaaaaccatcatcgGCGACATCGTCGCGCAGCCTCATGAGTATCTCTCGCAGCTCGACGTGAGAAGACCGCATCACAGAAAGAACACCGAAGCTTCGCCGATTGACCACGTCGCTCTCGCTGGTGGCGGGTCAGATTACTTCTGTTAGAAAAGGCACGACCATTACAGCACGACTCCCAGCAACGAAGAGTATCTTCCTTTTGAGATCCTTGGTTCGTGTGAACAGCGGCAGTCGTCTGCAATGCCGGTGAACCGAGATTGGATCGATTACTCGTTGAAAGGACAACATCTGGAGTATCTTCCTGGGATCTATAATTGGACCGGCGATGTCAGTGACTTCCATTTTTACTGGAGTAGTTACCGATGGGTCAGGTTGGAATGACGATACCCTGTGAATTGGAGACATTTCAGGTCTTCGCGCAGACGTCGGAGCTCTGTGATTAGTTCACTATTGGAATTCTCGGCTTGGTGATTTGGGGTTATTGTGTGGTGTGCTGGACTAGGATTGTCTGCGAGTCGGGGGTCTTGCGCCTTCCGATAGTCGTTGATGAGTGATGGGGGCGAATCCTCATATTGGAAAAGGTTCCATGCTTCTCTGCACATTACTCGGCTGGGTTAGTCTCTCCTACCGGAGGAGTCATTATCGCTGCAATACGCACTGATATGTGAGGGACATGATGTGATTCCGCTACTCAGCGTTTATGCAATGTGAGAAATGCTATAAAGCTGGACAGCAACACTAAAATTTGGCAACACAGGTGAAATAAATTCTCTTGACCGCACACTATACTTCCAGTATCGCTAACTCCCCGCTAGCTATCGTTAACCTTGGCAATGTGCTCATACGTGGGGCAATCTCAGAATACACAGTAGGTGAACTGCTTTACCGAATCAAGCTACCAGGAAAACACGACCAGGACTAGAGGCCCCACGAAttgtttctggggatttTTTTGCGATGATTTGGTGTCTTTAACGAAATTAAAAGAGCTGTGAGGTGTATTATCAGGTCGAAATACGATGCTTGCTGTCCAAGTCTTGGCCAAGATTGGGGTCCAAAAATTCATCGATCGCTCCAGCCATCAATTCCTGGCTAGTGCTGTTCTTTGTTTAGCGACTAGAAGAAACCACTGGCTTTGCATGACTAGTTGCTGGTCTTCTGCTCAGATGGTTATTTCAATAATATTAGGATTGCCATCAATCATCCGGTGAAATAGCTTGTTTTCTTCTACCCCTCATACGAGGTTCCACTCGTCTTAACGATATGGAGACATGGGACTCAAATCTACCTACAAAAACGAGTGAGGAGCAATCACAGCATGCACTAGCTTCGCGCCACAATACGTAAGTTCATATGTGATGGTTGGCATATCTATCGATAAAACTAACAATCAAGGAACAACAATAACCTACGAGCATGTCACTCCTGCCATATTTCCAAGGTGCGATGCAACCAGCCAATCCCTGGTATGCCATGTTTGAGATGCCAAAAGGCCTGCAAACCATGCTTCCTCGTGGAGAAACCGCAGAAGAACCGTCAAGAAGTGAATGGCCGCATTCTGGAGCTACAGTCTAAGATCGATAAAATGATATCAGCTGCTGTTAAACAGGAGGCCACTGATAACCGGACTCGCAACACGGAGTCCTTTCCAGCTGGGCCTACTGATTTGACTCCAATATCACATATTCCTGGGCAACATGGCTGGGGTTCATCTGTGGGGAATACCCCGCCAATACTCTCCAATGGTCAGTCCTAGTTACCCCGGCTCAGTCCATTACTCACGTCTCTAACCACAAGCCAGTGGGCTCCGGGGTTGTGGATCTTAAAACCAGCATACAGTCGGTACTAGACA includes the following:
- a CDS encoding glycoside hydrolase family 16 protein (predicted protein), coding for MKPVTLLSLASLAAAKNLIPTTCFDSYTSLEEYFSYLYPWGSDHNGSARMVGNSTEHDYISVESGTLTLVAKPTSGQPATSGGQEINYLSGAVHSKNTFTVEAGSGFDIEAEFQATTDKGTWPAFWLNSAATWPPEIDMAEWKGTGQLTFNVFNTSSEVMNHNTDYPSPSNFHKVKTQIRAENDADIMVKYFLDDVEVTTQYGADYVGKPLYL
- a CDS encoding uncharacterized protein (predicted protein), whose translation is MVSLKIVQASNASLRAIPNITALFVGGTSGIGQSTLRQFAKHTDNPTAYIIGRSESRAKPFLCELQQLNPEGRFNFIESDVSLIRSVDAACKQILQQEKHLNFLFMTPGGISLGGRNETSEGIDYLFALRYYARMRFVQNLLPLLESAGPSRVVSVYGGGFEFGIKTEDLDLKHNFSLLNAYKHSITMTSLSMEHLAKTHPAVSFIHVYPGLVGTNIYTNSFPPPISTFYNYGMWPLMWPFSVGLQESGERHLFHLSSARYPAQNGIMAQGVPVKSGDVAKGTTGETGSGAYLLNWDGEVRPSRKIMEEYREQRVPELVWRHTQDLLDRAVCR